A segment of the Flavobacteriales bacterium genome:
GATCGTGACCAGCGCCAGGTACATGTTGCTGTCGAGCACACCACCGGGCGCCCACTTATCGCCCAGGAAGAAGTTGGTGAAGGCGAAGCCCTCTTCGGGCCATGCCAGCTGCAGGCGGAAGATCAGGCTCATGATCACGGCCACCCAGGCCATGAAGATGGCGGTGACCAGGAACTGCTTCCCGATCATCTTGTGATCCTGCGAGAAAACCCACTTGGAGATGAAGCTCTCCTCGTGGTGATGATGCGCGTGGCCGGCATCGTGCCCGGCGTGTGCGGCATGCGCGGTTGCGCCCATGGTCGTTTGTGCTTACGGGTTCATTGTCCGGCGGGCAGCTCGGCCACGGCCATGCTGTCCGACCCGGCGGTCGTGGTTGTATCAGCTGGGGCCTGTTCAGCAGGCGCCGCAGCGGCTTCGAAGGGCTTCTTGTTCGCTTCGGCCACCCACGCATCGAACTCCTCAGCCGAGGTGACGATCAGCGGCATCTGCATGTTGTAGTGGCTGGCTCCGCAGATCTTGTTGCACAGGAGCACGAAGTTGAAGTTATATTCCTCCTTGCCCTGCGCCTGGCGGAGCCCGTTGATCTCGGCCACCTGCTTCATCACTTCAGGCACGGTGCGCATGCTGTCGGTGGTGATGGTGGGCACCACTTTCATGCTGGTGGTCATGCCGGGCACGGCATTCATCTGGATCCGCAGGTGCGGGATGTAGGCGCTGTGTATGATGTCTCGGCTGCGGATGAGGATCTGGGCCTCCTTGCGCACAGGCAGGTAGAAATCCTTGGTCACCACATCGTCGGCGCCGTGCAAGTAAGGGCTGGCAGCGCCATTGGCCTTGATGTCCTGTTGCATCACCATGCGCAGGTTCACGATGCGCGCGGCCATGCGGTCGAGGTACTGGAGGTGATGCTCGAGTTCGGCCGCTTTCTCATCCGGAAGGATCGCCTCGAGCGCGGCCTGTGTCTCGGCCTTCTCCTGGGCGATCTCCGCGAGGCGCTTCTCCACCGTGTTCTCCGTGACGATGCCCAAGGGGTTATCGCCATTGATCACACGGTAATCCGTGGCGCCGAGCATGCCGTCGTTGCCGGGGTAACGGGCCGTCCAGTCGAACTGTTTGGCGTAGAGCTCCACCTGCACGG
Coding sequences within it:
- a CDS encoding cytochrome c oxidase subunit II, with amino-acid sequence MTKLLILIVVVLGILAVAQLARVYELTSKLRGKREEDISEADNRMNATLLWLFPIAYFGFFIWLVAAYGDKMLPVAASTQGVDTDTLLDFNWWILIPVFFLTNILLFYFAGKYTYSKDRRAFWQPHNNKLELLWTVVPALVLFVIIIYGLTTWQQITSPASPDAVQVELYAKQFDWTARYPGNDGMLGATDYRVINGDNPLGIVTENTVEKRLAEIAQEKAETQAALEAILPDEKAAELEHHLQYLDRMAARIVNLRMVMQQDIKANGAASPYLHGADDVVTKDFYLPVRKEAQILIRSRDIIHSAYIPHLRIQMNAVPGMTTSMKVVPTITTDSMRTVPEVMKQVAEINGLRQAQGKEEYNFNFVLLCNKICGASHYNMQMPLIVTSAEEFDAWVAEANKKPFEAAAAPAEQAPADTTTTAGSDSMAVAELPAGQ